A stretch of the uncultured Cohaesibacter sp. genome encodes the following:
- a CDS encoding iron ABC transporter permease — MSAINANSAKSGRFARKAKRLWYNSRNWAADPTATLGLLLTIVAAYFILAPVLLMLWDAITVDFADQVRTGLPEGAFTTYYIERALFSRISKYIFWIPLGNTALISLIVICSTLLIGGLLGWLVSRTDLLGRRWFSTALIVPYMVPSWTFALAWMTIFKNRTMGGLPGWFESLGVTPPNWLAYGFLPIAVILSLHYVPFVILLVGNALRQFDSQMEESARTLGASPLVVARKIIFPLLRPSIISASTLVFAKCLGDVGVTYIIGAPVKLDLLATSLLRTISTGQSGMSAIIAGAIVILGATSVLIDMKLLKAAQRFVTIGSKGSLHRTTELGKWKWPAFGFASGFVFVGAVVPMAALFLTTVMRMPGVFTRENFTLDFWIGRDLLTTALPQGILITPAFWMAAWNTVWMVGLASIGAGLLGLLVGYIVARSPLRILGSFLKQVTFLPYLVPGIAFAAAYLSMFAVPRGPIPSFYGTGYILVVALLASQMPFASRSGIAAMMQMGKDPEEAARITGAGWWRRAISIVLPIHRGALVSGILLPFISGIKGLSLVILLAVPGTDLLTTYAVRLVDFGYTQAANAVSIMICIVAFVGTWIGQKVGKSNLASGIGG; from the coding sequence GTGTCAGCAATCAACGCGAATAGTGCAAAATCTGGGAGGTTTGCGCGCAAAGCCAAACGCCTTTGGTACAATTCACGCAACTGGGCGGCCGATCCGACGGCAACGCTTGGTCTGCTCCTCACCATCGTTGCGGCCTATTTCATTCTGGCGCCTGTCCTGCTCATGCTATGGGATGCCATCACGGTCGACTTTGCCGATCAGGTGCGCACTGGCCTGCCCGAAGGCGCATTCACCACTTACTATATCGAACGCGCCCTTTTCTCCCGGATCTCCAAATATATTTTCTGGATTCCGCTTGGCAACACCGCCCTGATTTCCCTCATCGTGATTTGTTCAACCCTGCTGATTGGCGGCTTGCTGGGTTGGCTGGTCAGTCGCACGGATTTACTGGGGCGGCGCTGGTTCTCGACCGCGCTGATCGTGCCCTATATGGTTCCGTCCTGGACCTTCGCCCTTGCCTGGATGACGATCTTCAAGAACCGGACCATGGGCGGACTGCCGGGTTGGTTTGAAAGCCTTGGCGTCACGCCGCCCAACTGGCTGGCCTACGGCTTCCTTCCCATTGCGGTCATTCTGTCGCTTCACTATGTGCCCTTTGTCATTCTTCTGGTGGGCAATGCGCTGCGCCAGTTTGACAGCCAGATGGAGGAGTCCGCGCGCACCCTTGGGGCCAGCCCGCTGGTTGTCGCCCGGAAGATCATTTTCCCCTTGTTGCGACCATCGATCATTTCAGCATCCACGCTGGTCTTTGCCAAATGTCTGGGGGATGTGGGTGTCACCTACATTATCGGCGCACCGGTCAAACTCGATTTGCTGGCGACCTCCCTGCTTCGGACCATCTCGACCGGCCAAAGCGGCATGTCGGCCATCATTGCCGGTGCCATCGTCATTCTCGGGGCAACATCGGTGTTGATCGACATGAAGCTGCTCAAGGCGGCCCAACGCTTTGTCACGATTGGCTCGAAGGGATCGCTGCATCGAACCACAGAACTGGGCAAATGGAAGTGGCCAGCCTTTGGCTTTGCAAGCGGCTTTGTGTTCGTCGGTGCCGTCGTGCCGATGGCGGCCTTGTTCCTGACAACAGTCATGCGCATGCCGGGGGTTTTCACCCGGGAGAATTTCACGCTTGATTTCTGGATTGGCAGAGACCTGCTGACCACAGCCTTGCCGCAGGGGATTCTGATCACGCCAGCCTTCTGGATGGCGGCATGGAACACCGTGTGGATGGTTGGTCTGGCTTCGATCGGGGCCGGTTTGCTCGGTCTGTTGGTGGGCTACATCGTCGCCCGCTCGCCGCTGCGCATTCTGGGGTCCTTTCTCAAGCAGGTTACATTCCTTCCCTATCTCGTGCCCGGCATCGCCTTTGCAGCGGCTTATCTGTCCATGTTTGCGGTCCCGCGCGGACCAATCCCGTCCTTCTATGGCACCGGGTACATTCTCGTGGTTGCCCTTTTGGCAAGCCAGATGCCGTTTGCCTCGCGCTCTGGCATCGCGGCGATGATGCAGATGGGCAAGGACCCGGAGGAAGCCGCCCGCATCACCGGGGCCGGTTGGTGGCGTCGTGCGATCTCCATCGTTCTGCCAATTCATCGCGGCGCACTGGTTTCCGGGATCCTGTTGCCCTTCATCTCGGGCATCAAGGGACTCAGTCTGGTGATCCTGCTTGCCGTTCCCGGCACGGACCTTCTCACAACCTATGCCGTGCGCCTTGTCGACTTCGGCTACACCCAAGCGGCCAATGCCGTTTCGATCATGATCTGCATCGTTGCCTTTGTCGGCACATGGATCGGCCAGAAGGTCGGCAAGAGCAACTTAGCCAGTGGCATTGGAGGATAA
- a CDS encoding ABC transporter substrate-binding protein: protein MTVRMKKTRKAGLALALLCGTVASLPAMAAELGISDENFSLEALIEAARKEPPIVVVDATGKIKTMAKNFSELYGLEATGVKLGGQEQELILQREFAAKNVTHDVFNMSNLPSVTSQLLVNGAGVSWMPPDQLETTPKNYQKPAITSLNPWVWAYNTEKYGDSCPIQNIWQLTDPEWKGRVSIPDPLLRNETMFWFNQIETNHDDKMAEAYRAHFNEDLPKDAESATSEWVKRFAANQPNVTRKDSEVGPVVGSPGLKDPHFGFLSAAIFRKKYGYQMAICDGMKPWAGQLTPRVAVIATGTDSPNAAKLFVHYMMRGEGMGPQLIDGKMATNINTKMPAEEGSGVAKFVDQLHVTNSETTDQDFARLQYWQDLWTIHSR, encoded by the coding sequence ATGACTGTTCGTATGAAAAAAACACGCAAGGCGGGATTGGCTCTCGCGCTGTTGTGCGGGACCGTGGCCAGTTTGCCAGCCATGGCGGCTGAGCTGGGTATCTCGGACGAGAATTTCTCGCTGGAGGCATTGATTGAGGCGGCTCGCAAGGAACCACCCATCGTGGTCGTCGATGCAACCGGCAAAATCAAGACCATGGCAAAGAACTTCTCGGAGCTTTATGGCCTTGAAGCCACCGGCGTGAAACTGGGTGGGCAGGAGCAGGAACTCATCCTGCAACGCGAGTTTGCCGCAAAAAACGTCACCCATGATGTTTTCAACATGAGCAACCTGCCATCGGTGACCTCTCAGCTGCTCGTCAATGGGGCGGGCGTGAGCTGGATGCCACCCGATCAGCTGGAAACCACGCCCAAAAACTATCAAAAACCAGCCATCACCAGCCTCAACCCTTGGGTCTGGGCCTACAATACCGAGAAATATGGCGACAGCTGCCCGATCCAGAATATCTGGCAATTGACGGATCCAGAATGGAAAGGCCGGGTCAGCATCCCCGATCCGCTGCTACGCAACGAGACCATGTTCTGGTTCAACCAGATCGAAACCAATCATGATGACAAGATGGCCGAAGCCTATCGGGCGCACTTCAATGAAGACCTGCCCAAGGACGCGGAAAGCGCCACCAGTGAGTGGGTCAAACGCTTTGCCGCCAATCAGCCCAATGTCACACGCAAGGACAGCGAAGTGGGTCCGGTCGTCGGATCACCCGGCCTTAAAGACCCGCATTTCGGTTTTCTCAGCGCCGCAATCTTCCGCAAGAAGTATGGCTACCAGATGGCTATCTGCGATGGCATGAAGCCATGGGCCGGACAGTTGACGCCGCGAGTGGCGGTCATAGCCACAGGCACTGACAGTCCAAACGCCGCCAAACTTTTTGTGCATTATATGATGCGCGGGGAAGGCATGGGACCACAATTGATTGACGGCAAGATGGCCACCAACATCAACACCAAAATGCCAGCAGAAGAAGGCTCCGGTGTCGCGAAGTTTGTTGACCAACTGCATGTGACCAATTCGGAGACGACGGATCAGGACTTTGCCAGATTGCAATATTGGCAGGATCTCTGGACAATCCATTCTCGCTAA
- a CDS encoding ABC transporter ATP-binding protein: MTNINIQNANKAYSKGGPLAVADLSLDIPSSEFLCLLGPSGCGKSTTLRMIAGLENLTSGQIQIGDRVVDATEDGIFVPAEKRNLGMVFQNYALWPHMSIQENIEFGLKIKKVAAAERRAIVDKVLKTLGIYQFKDRYPSEVSGGQQQRVALARMIAVSPDVILLDEPLSNLDAKLRLDMRAELKRIHTELGSTFIFVTHDQWEAMTLATTIAVMNEGRLQQVGPPADIYDRPANRFVAEFVGTLPINILERSDLDSNKRLDDWIKTIWADASLDAAKVGSVGIRPETIELFAQGIAVPDTLEACSAKVMDLVPTGGNWIVELNIEGTRLFALKRQVDDLAVDASVQMAISLRDLHIFDTSGDRITA, from the coding sequence ATGACCAACATCAACATTCAAAATGCCAACAAGGCCTACAGCAAGGGCGGCCCTTTGGCCGTGGCAGATCTGAGCCTTGATATTCCCAGTTCCGAGTTTCTTTGCCTTCTTGGCCCTTCGGGCTGTGGCAAGTCGACGACTTTGCGCATGATCGCCGGTCTTGAAAATCTGACATCCGGTCAGATCCAGATTGGAGATCGGGTTGTTGATGCGACCGAGGATGGCATTTTTGTCCCTGCCGAAAAGCGCAATCTGGGCATGGTTTTCCAGAATTATGCCCTCTGGCCCCATATGTCCATTCAGGAGAATATCGAGTTCGGCCTGAAGATCAAAAAGGTCGCGGCAGCCGAGCGCCGGGCAATTGTCGATAAGGTGCTAAAAACACTCGGCATCTATCAATTCAAGGACCGCTACCCTTCCGAAGTCTCAGGTGGTCAGCAGCAGCGCGTCGCCCTTGCCAGAATGATCGCTGTCAGCCCGGATGTAATCCTGCTGGACGAGCCCCTGTCAAACCTTGATGCCAAACTGCGGCTTGATATGCGCGCCGAGTTGAAGCGCATCCATACTGAACTCGGCTCGACCTTCATCTTCGTTACCCACGACCAATGGGAAGCCATGACGTTGGCCACCACCATTGCCGTTATGAATGAGGGGCGATTGCAGCAGGTGGGACCACCGGCGGACATTTATGATCGTCCTGCCAACCGGTTCGTCGCCGAGTTTGTCGGCACCCTGCCAATCAACATTCTCGAACGCTCGGATCTCGACAGCAACAAAAGGCTGGATGACTGGATCAAGACCATCTGGGCGGATGCGTCGCTTGATGCAGCCAAAGTCGGCTCTGTTGGCATTCGGCCAGAAACCATCGAGCTTTTCGCCCAAGGCATCGCAGTCCCGGACACGCTTGAGGCCTGTTCAGCCAAGGTCATGGATCTGGTTCCCACCGGGGGCAACTGGATTGTCGAGTTGAACATCGAAGGCACGCGCCTGTTCGCCTTGAAGCGTCAGGTGGATGACCTGGCGGTCGATGCCAGCGTTCAGATGGCGATCAGTCTGCGCGATCTGCACATTTTCGATACCAGCGGTGACCGGATCACCGCTTGA
- a CDS encoding Lrp/AsnC family transcriptional regulator yields the protein MTILGLKLDDRDIAILKILQTEGRITKAALAQRVNLSPTPCWERLKRLEQAGIIESYEARLSLKAFGALSIILVEVELDSHRAEDFDRFEEAVQSYPEILECWAVGGGLDYILKIVTKDVDHYQRLIDHMLEANIGLRRYFTYVVTKPVKSTAALPLDKLFKG from the coding sequence ATGACCATATTGGGATTGAAACTGGATGATCGTGATATCGCCATTCTCAAGATCCTGCAAACCGAAGGGCGCATAACCAAGGCTGCATTGGCCCAACGGGTCAATCTGTCCCCGACACCCTGTTGGGAGCGGCTCAAGCGTCTCGAACAGGCAGGCATCATCGAAAGCTACGAAGCGCGCCTGTCGCTCAAGGCATTCGGCGCGCTTTCGATCATTCTGGTCGAGGTGGAGTTGGATAGCCATCGGGCAGAAGATTTCGATCGTTTCGAAGAGGCCGTGCAATCCTATCCCGAAATTCTCGAATGCTGGGCCGTCGGCGGCGGCCTTGATTATATCCTGAAAATCGTCACCAAGGATGTGGATCACTATCAGCGGCTGATTGATCACATGTTGGAGGCCAACATCGGATTGCGTCGTTACTTCACCTATGTTGTCACCAAACCGGTCAAGAGCACAGCCGCGCTGCCGTTGGACAAGCTGTTTAAGGGGTGA
- the phnD gene encoding phosphate/phosphite/phosphonate ABC transporter substrate-binding protein: MEVLRKFWCGLGLVAYAMLGGVGPVAAQEPCTITSDLAPQFTDANCDLLADMPTDPSLLKDPKTLVWAYTPIEDAAIYADLFKPFTRHLAKCVGRQIVYYPVQSEIAQVRAFANGRLHFAGFATGATVAAVKTAGAHPFAAKGTAEGMRGYHLIAIVRADSPFYSLKDLAGMRIAHTTERSNSGNHAPKFYFGQHGLEPGKDYSPIMSGGHAQSILGVLGGDYEMAAVASDVFARMAERGRINKDDFRILYKSPLFPTSSFALAYDLKPSLAEKLKSCFFNFTFPKEMSKEFQGDNRFIPVHYKSDWDAVRTIITMTRLKPD; the protein is encoded by the coding sequence GTGGAAGTTCTGCGCAAATTCTGGTGCGGTCTGGGTTTGGTTGCCTATGCTATGCTTGGCGGGGTCGGCCCTGTGGCTGCGCAAGAGCCATGCACCATCACGTCAGATTTAGCACCTCAGTTCACAGATGCCAACTGTGACCTATTGGCCGACATGCCAACAGACCCCAGCCTTCTCAAAGATCCCAAGACCCTCGTGTGGGCCTATACCCCGATTGAAGATGCAGCCATCTACGCGGACTTGTTCAAGCCCTTTACCCGTCATCTTGCCAAATGTGTTGGCCGCCAGATCGTCTATTATCCGGTGCAATCGGAGATCGCTCAGGTGCGTGCCTTTGCCAATGGCCGTTTGCACTTTGCAGGCTTTGCGACAGGTGCCACGGTGGCGGCGGTGAAAACGGCAGGAGCCCATCCTTTCGCTGCCAAGGGCACTGCGGAAGGCATGCGCGGCTATCACCTGATTGCCATCGTCAGGGCTGACAGTCCATTTTATTCCCTCAAGGATTTGGCCGGCATGCGCATTGCTCATACAACGGAGCGGTCCAATTCAGGCAATCATGCGCCCAAATTCTATTTCGGACAGCATGGGCTGGAACCGGGCAAGGACTATAGCCCGATCATGTCGGGAGGCCATGCGCAATCGATCCTTGGTGTCCTTGGCGGGGACTATGAAATGGCCGCTGTTGCATCCGATGTCTTTGCCCGAATGGCAGAGCGGGGACGCATCAACAAAGACGATTTTAGGATCCTCTACAAAAGCCCTCTCTTCCCGACCTCCTCCTTCGCCTTGGCCTATGACTTGAAGCCAAGTCTGGCTGAAAAATTGAAGAGCTGTTTCTTCAATTTCACCTTCCCGAAGGAAATGTCAAAAGAATTTCAAGGGGATAATAGGTTCATACCGGTTCACTACAAGTCAGATTGGGACGCCGTTCGTACCATTATCACAATGACCAGGCTCAAACCGGACTAG
- a CDS encoding sensor histidine kinase yields the protein MRYSIQKRLLKSAMLVLIAVGVISGFIVLQLSNTASDEAHDKVLGAAAMTIAETISFGESGVTVDLPYAAFAILGTSGKNRIFYRVVAPDGSTVTGTPVLGIDQSPLTFNESRFFDSEYRGETIRVVQIAHFFQGRRGGGWFNVFVGETREARNQLATHLASFALLPAILATILGLVLISLAIRSSFSPLRAIETSIRQRNPTDMSAIDVDVPLEVATLVGSINQFMARLEATLEGLRQVTADAAHQLRTPLSAVRALSELAMDQDLPAPLKNYISRINKNAISATQLASQLMTEAQLLHSLETERFKQINLTHLTAKVVETTIAEMRFQVELPDINHPQEEDPACFIEGNEAAMGELIKNLLINAILHGAGPIDLCVWQDGSHVRLAVKDRGPGIPDAIRETVFERFVKDPDKQSGTGLGLAIVKQIVTANGGRVWLRKREKGGLVIDLQFAASSKDNKVGQGRQ from the coding sequence GTGCGATACTCGATCCAAAAACGCCTGCTCAAAAGCGCGATGCTCGTCCTGATCGCCGTCGGCGTGATTTCTGGATTCATTGTCCTTCAGCTCTCCAACACGGCCTCCGATGAGGCTCATGACAAGGTGCTGGGCGCGGCTGCCATGACCATTGCGGAGACCATCAGCTTTGGCGAATCCGGCGTGACGGTCGATCTGCCTTATGCCGCTTTTGCGATTCTGGGAACATCGGGAAAGAACCGGATTTTCTATCGTGTTGTTGCTCCCGACGGAAGCACGGTGACTGGGACGCCCGTTCTGGGGATTGACCAGTCACCCCTGACCTTCAATGAAAGCCGCTTTTTCGACAGTGAATATCGCGGCGAGACGATACGCGTTGTGCAAATTGCCCATTTCTTTCAAGGCAGGCGGGGAGGCGGCTGGTTCAATGTGTTTGTCGGTGAGACTCGCGAAGCGCGCAATCAACTGGCGACGCATTTGGCATCCTTCGCGTTGCTTCCCGCGATTCTGGCAACCATTCTGGGATTGGTGCTGATCAGTCTGGCCATTCGCAGCTCCTTTTCTCCTCTGCGTGCCATTGAAACATCCATTCGCCAACGCAATCCGACCGATATGTCGGCGATTGATGTCGACGTTCCCCTGGAGGTTGCAACACTGGTCGGATCGATCAATCAGTTCATGGCGCGGCTCGAAGCAACGCTTGAAGGGCTGCGCCAGGTCACCGCTGATGCCGCCCATCAATTGAGAACACCGCTTTCTGCGGTCAGAGCGCTTTCAGAATTGGCAATGGATCAGGATCTGCCAGCGCCCTTGAAAAACTATATCAGCCGCATCAACAAGAATGCCATTTCCGCAACGCAGTTGGCCAGCCAGTTGATGACGGAGGCCCAGTTGCTCCATTCGCTGGAGACGGAGCGGTTCAAACAGATCAACCTGACACACTTGACCGCGAAAGTGGTTGAGACAACCATCGCTGAAATGCGATTTCAGGTCGAGCTTCCGGACATAAACCATCCGCAGGAAGAAGACCCCGCCTGCTTTATTGAAGGCAACGAAGCGGCAATGGGCGAACTCATCAAGAACCTTCTGATCAATGCCATCCTGCATGGGGCAGGGCCGATTGATCTATGTGTGTGGCAAGATGGCTCCCATGTCCGGCTGGCGGTGAAGGACCGCGGTCCGGGCATCCCCGACGCGATTAGGGAGACCGTGTTTGAGCGCTTTGTAAAAGATCCTGACAAGCAGTCGGGAACAGGATTGGGACTGGCAATCGTCAAACAGATCGTCACGGCCAATGGTGGCCGTGTTTGGCTTCGCAAGCGGGAAAAGGGCGGTCTGGTGATCGACTTGCAGTTTGCAGCCAGTTCAAAAGACAACAAAGTTGGTCAAGGCAGACAATGA
- a CDS encoding response regulator transcription factor — translation MKILVVEDAEDVAFAICERLKTRGNRPEHCARGDEAVDMIKFGDYDAVILDVNLPGASGFEILASLRAENIDTPIVVLTARDHIGDKVNMLDLGADDYMVKPFALEELEARLRAIARRNEGRASPALCVGDLILDQSARSISCDGKPLDLGGREVQLLEYLMQKPDQTISKEQLVAKLFGYDETGSPNAVELLVSRLRKKLEKSSVKIVTQRGVGYQLQTSNMT, via the coding sequence ATGAAAATCCTGGTCGTTGAGGATGCCGAGGATGTGGCTTTCGCCATTTGTGAAAGGCTCAAAACCCGCGGAAATCGGCCGGAACATTGTGCGCGCGGTGACGAAGCCGTCGACATGATCAAGTTCGGGGACTATGACGCGGTCATACTGGATGTCAATTTGCCCGGGGCCAGTGGATTCGAAATTCTTGCCTCCCTGCGGGCTGAAAATATCGATACGCCCATCGTCGTTTTGACGGCCAGAGATCACATTGGCGACAAGGTCAATATGCTCGATCTGGGGGCTGATGATTACATGGTCAAGCCCTTTGCTCTGGAGGAGCTGGAAGCCAGACTACGGGCCATTGCCCGGCGCAATGAGGGCCGTGCCAGCCCGGCGCTTTGTGTTGGTGATCTGATACTGGACCAATCGGCACGCTCGATTTCATGCGATGGTAAGCCTTTGGATCTGGGCGGACGTGAGGTGCAGCTACTGGAATATCTGATGCAAAAGCCAGACCAGACCATTTCCAAGGAACAACTGGTTGCCAAGCTGTTTGGATATGATGAAACTGGTTCTCCCAATGCCGTTGAACTCCTCGTTTCGCGCCTGAGAAAAAAGCTTGAAAAATCAAGCGTGAAAATCGTTACCCAACGGGGCGTCGGATATCAGTTGCAAACCTCGAACATGACGTGA